GTCGAGGCCGAGACGGACGCACTGGAGGCCGACGTGCCACTGCCGCCGCACTTCATCCTGCCCGGCGACACGCAGAGCGGCGCGATCCTCGATGTCGCCCGCACCGTCGTCCGTCGCGCCGAACGCCTGGCTGTGCGCCTTGCCCACGAGGGCGACATCGACAACGACCACCTGCTGGCCTACCTCAACCGCCTGTCGTCGCTGCTCTTCATCCTGGCGCGCTTCGAGGACCACTGCGCCGGAGTCATCCCGACACCCGCCAAGGCGGAGCGTGGGTAACAGGG
This genomic stretch from Thermomicrobiales bacterium harbors:
- a CDS encoding cob(I)yrinic acid a,c-diamide adenosyltransferase — protein: MPFYTRGGDKGYTDLLGGRVPKFAERPKTFGTIDEATSVIGLARAMASSDRTRSILIDVQRDLYLMMAELAFTPEMTQQRYHITADHVTRVEAETDALEADVPLPPHFILPGDTQSGAILDVARTVVRRAERLAVRLAHEGDIDNDHLLAYLNRLSSLLFILARFEDHCAGVIPTPAKAERG